A part of Candidatus Manganitrophaceae bacterium genomic DNA contains:
- a CDS encoding NAD(P)H-quinone oxidoreductase — translation MKVIELERFGGPEVLRVGERPRPAPGEKEVLIEVHAAGINRPDCLQRQGAYPPPPGASDLLGLEVSGVVVARGAKVTRWKEGDRVCALLSGGGYAESVAAPEGQCLPIPSGFDFIQAAVLPEAVFTVWTNLFDSGRLQKGEAILIQGGSGGIGTTAIQMAHLFGARVFTTVGKRESVAVCERLGAERVILYKEEDFVSVVKQLTEERGVDVILDIVGGPYFLRNLEALAMKGRLVQIATLQGAAVTLDLRKIMLKRLVVTGSTLRPRSVEEKSALAAALEREVWPLLDRGKMKPVIYRTFPLEKAGEAHALMESGEQIGKIVLVVK, via the coding sequence ATGAAAGTCATTGAGCTCGAACGATTCGGCGGCCCCGAGGTGCTCCGGGTCGGGGAGCGGCCCCGCCCGGCGCCGGGAGAGAAAGAGGTGCTGATCGAAGTGCACGCCGCCGGTATCAATCGTCCCGATTGCCTTCAGCGCCAAGGGGCCTATCCCCCGCCGCCGGGGGCCTCCGACCTTCTCGGCCTGGAGGTTTCCGGAGTCGTTGTCGCCCGCGGCGCGAAGGTCACCCGTTGGAAGGAAGGGGATCGGGTCTGCGCCCTTCTGTCGGGCGGGGGCTATGCCGAATCTGTCGCCGCACCCGAAGGGCAGTGCCTTCCGATTCCGTCGGGTTTTGATTTCATCCAGGCCGCTGTCCTGCCGGAGGCGGTATTCACCGTCTGGACCAATCTCTTCGACAGCGGCCGGCTTCAAAAAGGGGAGGCCATTCTCATTCAGGGCGGCTCGGGCGGAATCGGGACCACCGCAATTCAGATGGCGCATCTCTTCGGCGCCCGGGTTTTCACCACGGTTGGAAAACGAGAATCTGTCGCGGTCTGCGAGCGGCTCGGCGCGGAACGGGTGATTCTCTACAAAGAAGAAGATTTCGTCTCGGTGGTAAAGCAGCTCACCGAAGAGAGAGGGGTCGATGTCATCCTCGATATCGTCGGGGGGCCGTATTTCCTCCGCAATCTGGAGGCGCTTGCGATGAAGGGCCGACTGGTTCAAATCGCCACCCTCCAAGGGGCGGCGGTGACGCTCGACCTTCGAAAGATAATGCTTAAGCGGCTGGTCGTCACCGGGTCGACCTTAAGGCCCCGCTCGGTGGAAGAAAAGTCGGCCCTCGCCGCGGCGTTGGAGAGGGAGGTTTGGCCGCTGCTTGATCGGGGGAAGATGAAGCCGGTTATTTATAGGACCTTTCCTTTGGAGAAGGCGGGGGAGGCGCATGCGCTGATGGAGTCGGGGGAGCAGATCGGCAAAATTGTTTTGGTGGTGAAATAA
- a CDS encoding response regulator, which yields MSDRILIADDHQETRSRLTALLTAAGYEVILAADGRQAVEKAKKDRPDLVLLDLKLPENDSLDVCDTLKSLPKFQSTPILILTDRAEIPSQEKSLKQGPGELIPAKFHPTDLLVKVQGCLHKERPRVSNA from the coding sequence ATGTCGGATCGAATTTTAATTGCGGATGATCATCAGGAGACGCGTTCGCGTCTGACGGCGCTTTTGACAGCCGCCGGGTATGAAGTGATTCTTGCGGCCGATGGGCGGCAGGCGGTGGAGAAGGCGAAAAAAGATCGGCCCGATTTGGTCCTGCTCGATTTGAAGTTACCTGAGAACGACAGCCTCGACGTCTGCGACACCCTCAAAAGCCTTCCAAAGTTTCAGTCGACCCCCATTTTGATCCTCACCGATCGGGCCGAGATCCCCTCCCAAGAAAAGAGCCTGAAGCAGGGGCCGGGCGAGTTGATCCCGGCGAAGTTTCATCCGACCGATCTGCTCGTCAAAGTACAGGGCTGTCTTCACAAAGAGCGGCCCCGCGTCTCCAACGCGTAG
- a CDS encoding response regulator has translation MGRRILVADDNIDTRQILRALLTRSGYDVFLACDGREALNEFERVHPDLALIDVMMPELSGLEVCRAVKSIPHLRSVPVVIITAKTDASLKEESRSAGADAVLIKPFNPREIVGTIRKYFPPGSEERN, from the coding sequence ATGGGACGTCGCATTCTTGTCGCGGATGACAATATAGATACCCGGCAGATCCTCAGGGCCCTCTTAACCCGCTCCGGCTACGATGTCTTCCTTGCGTGTGATGGGAGAGAGGCGCTCAACGAATTCGAGCGGGTCCACCCCGATCTGGCTTTGATCGACGTCATGATGCCGGAGCTGAGCGGCCTGGAAGTCTGTCGCGCCGTCAAAAGCATTCCCCACCTTCGCTCGGTTCCGGTCGTCATCATCACCGCGAAAACCGATGCCTCTCTCAAAGAAGAGAGCCGCTCCGCCGGGGCAGACGCGGTCTTGATCAAACCGTTTAATCCGAGGGAGATCGTCGGCACCATTCGAAAATACTTCCCCCCCGGTTCTGAAGAGAGGAACTGA
- a CDS encoding NifU family protein yields MEPRDASFLDEVKIDYITTLDQTGFKVDNPKGVMPAPAPTEVPADLDNPEAKAIKHLLDTEINPSVASHGGVITLVGVRDHVAYLRLGGGCHGCGSAEVTLKQGVIVAIKKAVPEIVDVLDVTDHAGGKNPYFAAHR; encoded by the coding sequence ATGGAGCCGCGCGACGCTTCCTTTCTGGACGAGGTCAAAATCGACTATATTACCACGCTCGATCAGACCGGTTTTAAGGTCGACAATCCGAAGGGGGTGATGCCGGCGCCCGCTCCTACGGAGGTCCCCGCCGATTTAGACAACCCGGAGGCGAAAGCGATCAAACACCTCCTCGACACGGAGATCAATCCATCGGTCGCCAGCCACGGCGGCGTGATCACCCTGGTCGGGGTGCGCGACCATGTCGCCTACCTCCGTCTCGGCGGCGGCTGCCACGGCTGCGGAAGCGCCGAGGTGACGTTGAAGCAGGGGGTGATCGTCGCCATCAAGAAAGCGGTCCCTGAGATCGTCGACGTGTTGGATGTCACCGATCATGCCGGCGGGAAGAATCCCTACTTCGCGGCACACAGATAA
- a CDS encoding VCBS repeat-containing protein — MPVLSHSRRFSLLPFLLFLFLPLLAQCAGGASSPPAPLSEVTLTPASPPSSSQTDLPPGAEPVRAPQLRQTLAGGEEGWLSSPAVADLDGDGKMEIIAARDGLLFVWHADGTLFWKATHGLAAQPSPTHVSGRIWGPPVVVDLDGDGRPEIAVGSHQETLTVWNGDGTLKAGWPKVLGSDSESGNREIRALAAGLLENGKMGLLAARTRQTKVPVAFLFDAKGVLFPGWPQLSALGGCLLLPALNADCFEAGTYNQNVGIADLDGDGKNDLLISYDNAYIGAYHADGGPLGTSFSARPFFPGVPGFHDPALAAQGWGPDGADRSEFTDSPPVVADLNGDGTRALILVGDHERAGITTILGNSLFVFKKDATRFPGFERPFETRRYHSPLITDDPAGTNIVDVEPAPAVADLDGDGKKEIVFPAYDGVLYAVHPDGTLFWQYSFADAGTRFATEPVIADLNHDGIPEILFATYETTPGKGALVVLSHSGAELAKVPLPGRGAMAAPTVADLDGDGELEILINLKDTTSDGGLQIYTVPGSKTNLLPWPTARGNFLRNGDATR; from the coding sequence GTGCCGGTATTATCCCATTCTCGCCGTTTCTCTCTTCTCCCGTTTCTTCTGTTTCTCTTTCTTCCCCTGTTGGCCCAGTGCGCCGGAGGGGCTTCTTCTCCTCCCGCTCCTTTATCCGAGGTGACCCTGACCCCCGCGTCGCCTCCTTCCTCTTCGCAGACCGATTTGCCGCCCGGCGCGGAGCCGGTCCGCGCGCCGCAGCTTCGGCAGACGTTGGCGGGGGGAGAGGAAGGATGGCTCTCCTCTCCGGCCGTCGCCGACCTCGACGGCGATGGGAAAATGGAGATCATCGCGGCGCGCGACGGCCTTCTCTTTGTCTGGCATGCCGACGGCACCCTTTTCTGGAAAGCCACTCACGGTCTCGCGGCACAACCCTCGCCGACGCACGTCAGCGGCCGGATCTGGGGCCCGCCGGTGGTCGTCGATCTCGACGGCGACGGCCGGCCGGAAATTGCCGTCGGCAGCCATCAGGAGACCCTCACCGTCTGGAACGGGGACGGAACGTTGAAGGCCGGCTGGCCGAAGGTGCTCGGGAGCGATTCGGAATCGGGGAACCGGGAGATCCGGGCGCTGGCGGCCGGGCTTCTTGAAAACGGGAAGATGGGGCTGCTGGCGGCGCGGACCCGGCAGACCAAAGTGCCGGTCGCCTTTCTCTTTGATGCCAAAGGGGTGTTGTTTCCAGGCTGGCCGCAGCTGTCGGCCCTCGGAGGATGTCTTCTTCTTCCGGCCTTGAATGCCGACTGCTTTGAGGCGGGGACCTACAATCAGAATGTCGGGATCGCCGACCTCGACGGCGATGGGAAAAATGACCTCCTGATCAGTTACGACAATGCCTATATCGGCGCCTACCATGCCGACGGGGGCCCGCTCGGAACCTCTTTTTCCGCGCGGCCCTTCTTCCCGGGGGTGCCGGGCTTTCATGATCCGGCGTTGGCGGCGCAGGGGTGGGGGCCCGATGGGGCAGATCGCAGCGAGTTCACCGACTCCCCGCCGGTGGTCGCCGACCTCAACGGCGACGGCACCCGCGCGCTGATTCTGGTCGGAGATCATGAACGGGCCGGGATTACGACCATTTTGGGGAATTCGCTCTTTGTCTTCAAGAAAGATGCGACCCGCTTTCCCGGATTCGAGCGGCCGTTTGAGACCCGCCGCTATCATTCTCCGTTGATCACCGACGATCCGGCCGGGACGAACATCGTCGATGTCGAGCCGGCGCCGGCCGTCGCCGATCTCGACGGCGACGGAAAAAAGGAGATCGTCTTTCCGGCATACGACGGCGTCCTCTATGCAGTGCATCCCGACGGAACCCTCTTCTGGCAATATTCGTTCGCCGATGCCGGAACGCGCTTTGCCACCGAGCCGGTGATCGCCGACCTGAACCATGATGGGATTCCGGAGATCCTCTTTGCGACGTATGAAACGACGCCGGGAAAGGGGGCGCTGGTGGTGCTCAGTCATTCGGGGGCGGAGCTGGCCAAAGTCCCGCTGCCCGGCCGGGGGGCGATGGCGGCGCCGACCGTCGCCGACCTCGACGGCGATGGGGAGCTGGAGATTCTCATCAACCTGAAGGATACGACATCCGACGGCGGGCTCCAGATCTACACTGTTCCCGGATCGAAGACGAATCTCCTCCCATGGCCGACCGCCCGGGGCAACTTTCTCCGGAACGGCGACGCGACCCGTTAA
- a CDS encoding transposase, producing MPRIARIVVPGHAYHVTQRGNYRQKIFRNDEDRLKYLSWIGEYSRKYRLSIWAYCLMDNHVHFIVQPQKEDSLAKVFSVAHMRYSQYFNKEGSASGHLWQGRFYSCLLDEPYLMAAMRYVERNPVRAKIVKKPWGWKWSSAAAHIGGTEGQEYVVDLKDSLGISAKSWRKYIGSEENAADVEAIRRKTMVGRPLGEEGFIRRLSQKLGRAITVLPRGRPKKTLK from the coding sequence ATGCCAAGAATTGCCCGAATCGTTGTGCCCGGCCACGCTTACCACGTTACCCAAAGAGGGAATTATCGCCAGAAGATTTTTCGGAATGACGAAGATCGTTTAAAATACTTATCGTGGATTGGCGAATACAGCCGTAAGTATCGTCTATCGATATGGGCCTATTGTTTGATGGATAATCACGTTCATTTTATCGTCCAGCCGCAAAAAGAGGACTCATTAGCGAAGGTATTCAGCGTGGCGCATATGCGATATTCCCAATATTTCAATAAGGAGGGGAGCGCTTCTGGGCACTTATGGCAGGGGCGGTTTTACTCCTGTCTGCTCGATGAGCCGTATTTGATGGCGGCGATGAGATATGTTGAGAGGAATCCGGTGCGTGCCAAGATCGTCAAAAAGCCTTGGGGGTGGAAGTGGTCCAGCGCGGCGGCTCACATCGGCGGAACAGAGGGTCAAGAGTATGTCGTCGATCTTAAAGATTCACTCGGCATTTCCGCGAAGTCATGGAGGAAATATATCGGCTCGGAGGAGAACGCGGCGGATGTGGAAGCGATTCGAAGGAAAACGATGGTAGGGCGACCGCTCGGAGAAGAAGGATTTATTCGGAGGTTAAGCCAGAAACTCGGCCGAGCGATAACCGTTTTACCGAGGGGAAGGCCCAAGAAAACACTAAAATAG
- a CDS encoding VCBS repeat-containing protein, whose translation MFAINPVRRAFIGLLFSLSFSLWGCADGSSPSPVQQVASGDGIVPAAQTGNQTPPINGQDPLSTEPAAQGATPASVVAQAVSPILAVQAPKLVKTLVGSGYDEGWMSSPAIADLDKDGYPEIIAARGRTLYVWHSDGTLYWKGLAATTGRIWGPPVVADLDADGRLEVAVGSHQERVSVWQWNGAVKPGFPKVLGGNTEIRALAAGVISADGKMGLLAARTLVKPIAFLINSAGAIMSGWPQLSATTGCNPKVTCWEAGAYNQNVGIADFDGDGKNDMIISYDTAYNGVFKMNGVPFSTAAYFKRRYFSGVPNFHDPNLAIQGWGPDGADRSEFTDSPPVVADLDGDGKRELILVGDHEQAGNTTNRGNALFVYHSDASRAAGFQYPFTTGMPLVYDDPGANILDVTPSPAVVDLDGDGKKEIIFPSYDGNMYAVHPNGKLFWKFSFANNGARFASEPVVADLNKDGLPEIIFSTYETTAGKGALVVLNRLGQKVAQTPLPGRGSMSAPTIADVYRNGELEVIVNLKDNAVTGGGIQIYSIPGSKTNQILWPTGRGNYLRNGDATH comes from the coding sequence ATGTTTGCAATCAATCCGGTTCGAAGAGCATTTATCGGTCTGCTGTTTTCACTCAGTTTTTCCCTTTGGGGTTGTGCCGATGGTTCCTCTCCTTCCCCCGTGCAACAGGTTGCTTCCGGCGACGGCATCGTTCCTGCAGCGCAGACCGGCAATCAAACCCCTCCCATCAATGGTCAAGATCCCCTCTCTACCGAACCGGCCGCCCAGGGCGCCACACCTGCTTCCGTGGTCGCTCAAGCGGTCTCTCCCATTCTGGCGGTCCAAGCTCCCAAGCTCGTGAAGACATTGGTGGGAAGCGGATATGATGAAGGGTGGATGAGCTCCCCCGCGATCGCCGATCTCGACAAAGACGGCTACCCGGAGATTATCGCCGCCCGCGGACGCACCTTGTATGTATGGCATTCGGATGGGACCCTCTATTGGAAGGGGCTGGCCGCCACCACCGGACGGATCTGGGGTCCGCCGGTCGTCGCCGACCTCGATGCCGATGGACGGCTGGAGGTCGCCGTCGGCAGCCATCAAGAGCGGGTCTCCGTCTGGCAGTGGAACGGCGCCGTCAAGCCGGGCTTTCCCAAAGTGCTTGGCGGAAACACCGAGATCCGGGCGCTGGCCGCCGGCGTGATCAGCGCCGACGGGAAGATGGGGCTCCTCGCCGCGCGCACGCTCGTGAAGCCGATCGCATTTTTAATCAACTCCGCCGGCGCAATCATGTCCGGCTGGCCGCAGCTCTCCGCAACCACCGGCTGTAATCCCAAGGTGACCTGTTGGGAAGCGGGGGCGTACAATCAGAATGTCGGGATCGCCGACTTCGACGGCGACGGCAAAAACGACATGATCATCAGCTATGATACCGCCTATAACGGCGTCTTCAAGATGAACGGCGTTCCCTTTTCTACCGCGGCCTACTTCAAACGCCGCTATTTTTCAGGCGTTCCCAACTTTCATGACCCGAACTTGGCGATTCAGGGATGGGGTCCCGATGGCGCCGATCGGAGCGAGTTTACCGACTCTCCCCCGGTGGTCGCCGACCTCGATGGCGATGGAAAGAGAGAGCTGATTTTAGTGGGAGATCATGAGCAGGCCGGCAACACCACCAATCGGGGCAACGCGCTCTTTGTTTATCATTCGGACGCCAGCCGTGCCGCCGGTTTTCAATATCCGTTCACCACGGGGATGCCGCTCGTCTATGACGACCCCGGCGCCAATATTCTTGACGTGACCCCCTCCCCGGCGGTGGTCGATCTCGATGGGGATGGAAAGAAGGAGATTATTTTTCCGTCGTACGATGGAAATATGTACGCCGTCCATCCGAATGGAAAGCTCTTCTGGAAGTTCTCCTTTGCCAACAACGGCGCCCGGTTTGCTTCGGAGCCGGTGGTGGCCGACCTGAACAAAGACGGCCTTCCCGAAATTATCTTCTCGACATATGAAACGACCGCCGGAAAAGGGGCGTTGGTGGTTTTAAACCGGCTGGGGCAGAAGGTGGCGCAGACGCCGCTTCCCGGACGGGGGTCGATGTCGGCGCCGACCATCGCCGATGTCTACCGCAACGGCGAGTTGGAGGTGATCGTCAATTTGAAAGACAATGCGGTCACCGGGGGGGGAATTCAGATCTACAGCATCCCCGGCTCCAAGACCAATCAGATCCTCTGGCCGACCGGCCGCGGTAATTATCTGCGCAATGGAGATGCGACCCACTGA
- a CDS encoding SBBP repeat-containing protein codes for MKLSIRLQILLMLMVATPVYAAIQFDSTSSQPPSDVRQQLLSSYGKLPLSFEANTGQSDPAVQFLSRGAGYILYLTHTDAILTLTKASEAPKDPREKVTNKTETATLKMRLIGAAPHPKITGEERLPGKVNYLIGQDPARWTKGVTTYEKVHYENVYPGIDLVYYGNQRQLEYDFVVAPGADPKKIGLRFEGSDKLQINSEGDLILKVGSEEVRLHRPLVYQEKSGVREVIPARYVQKGKNRIGFQVAAYDQSKALIIDPILSYSTFLGGSGRNQGNGIAVDASGYVYLTGTSESNDFRTTPGAYDRTFNGGCCDAFVSKLDPTGSTVLYSTYLGGNESDGATGIAVDAAGNAYVTGWTRSANFPTTPGAFSNSTVVGSIKPFVTKLNAAGSDLLYSTFLARNSTNGSAHGIAIDASGNAYIVGETPSFDFPTTPGAFNTTAKGDFVTKLNSTGSALLYSTFLGVYCNISGIAVDGGGNAYLTGYTGHADFPTTPGAYQTSYQGGFYDVFVTKLNASGSSLLYSTFLGGSGNDFGTAIAVDASGQVYITGQTSSVGFPTTPGAYQTTFQGGSTNNDAAPDGFVAKINVNGSSLVYSTFLGGKDPEVATAIAVNSSGEAYVTGYTGSADFPTTPGALDTTINGVYDIFLTKLNAAGSALLYATFLGGSGSEDASFAIAINASEQIYLSGITGSTDFPTTPGAFDTVNGHNDGFFSVLNLGLTDVFNRPNGTQLGVNWNEYQPDFEIFNQQLRNVTAGNESATYKRAFGPDQSVSVDCKVMAPGNSCGVMARLTDGNNFYRARIDVGQGNVALYKTVNGVTNSLGAATRPLQIDTYYHLRLVVEGAVLSVFLNHESNPLISVTDGSLRTGDLTGIRSFSTSPGAVWFDNFDVVTPYSDPFSRANSSNLGLDWNEYLSGLEIFSNQLRNTNAGNKAAVFNQILGPDQDITVQCKVTAPDTACGLMARWSDAGNFYRLRLDAGLQNIALFKTVNGVTTRIGVASQPLQLNTYYRLRLVVQGTGLAVFFQDESAPLFTAVDASLPKGDFSGIRASASGPATTWFDNFTARRVEAPFTPVSTSVPGR; via the coding sequence ATGAAGCTTTCCATTCGTCTGCAGATTCTTTTGATGTTGATGGTTGCCACACCGGTCTATGCCGCAATCCAATTCGATTCAACCTCTTCTCAACCTCCCTCCGATGTTCGACAACAGCTCCTCTCCTCATATGGCAAGCTACCCCTGAGTTTTGAGGCGAATACCGGACAGAGCGATCCGGCGGTTCAGTTTTTATCCAGAGGCGCAGGATATATCCTCTACCTCACTCACACCGACGCTATCCTGACACTGACGAAAGCCTCGGAAGCTCCCAAGGACCCCAGAGAGAAGGTAACCAATAAAACAGAGACGGCCACCTTGAAGATGCGGCTGATCGGGGCGGCTCCTCACCCGAAGATCACGGGAGAAGAAAGACTGCCCGGGAAGGTAAACTACCTGATTGGGCAAGACCCCGCTCGATGGACAAAGGGGGTCACCACCTATGAGAAGGTCCATTATGAGAATGTCTATCCCGGCATTGATCTGGTTTACTACGGCAATCAACGTCAGTTGGAATATGATTTCGTCGTCGCGCCGGGAGCCGACCCGAAGAAGATCGGACTGCGCTTTGAAGGCTCAGACAAGTTACAGATCAATTCTGAAGGAGATCTCATTCTAAAAGTCGGCAGCGAGGAGGTCCGCCTCCACCGGCCGCTGGTCTATCAAGAGAAAAGTGGCGTGCGGGAGGTCATCCCGGCTCGCTATGTGCAGAAAGGGAAAAACCGGATCGGCTTTCAGGTGGCCGCTTATGATCAATCAAAAGCACTGATCATCGATCCAATTCTCAGCTATTCGACCTTCTTAGGCGGAAGCGGCAGAAACCAAGGTAATGGCATTGCGGTGGATGCTTCAGGATATGTTTATCTCACAGGCACAAGCGAATCCAATGACTTTCGGACCACACCCGGTGCCTATGATCGAACATTCAATGGCGGCTGCTGCGATGCCTTTGTGTCAAAGCTGGATCCCACCGGCTCGACTGTCCTCTATTCGACCTACCTGGGAGGAAATGAAAGCGATGGAGCAACTGGCATTGCCGTAGATGCTGCGGGAAACGCCTATGTGACCGGTTGGACCCGGTCAGCCAACTTTCCAACGACCCCGGGGGCGTTTTCGAATTCTACAGTTGTGGGCTCGATAAAGCCTTTTGTCACCAAGTTAAATGCCGCTGGATCAGATCTTCTCTATTCCACCTTTTTAGCTAGAAATAGCACTAACGGCTCCGCCCATGGCATCGCCATCGACGCCTCCGGAAATGCCTATATTGTTGGAGAAACCCCCTCGTTCGACTTTCCGACGACTCCAGGCGCATTTAATACCACTGCAAAAGGTGATTTTGTAACAAAGCTGAATTCGACCGGTTCCGCCCTGCTCTATTCCACTTTCCTTGGCGTCTACTGCAACATCTCTGGGATTGCAGTCGATGGGGGAGGGAATGCCTATTTGACCGGATATACTGGCCACGCTGACTTTCCGACGACCCCCGGGGCCTATCAGACGAGTTATCAGGGGGGCTTCTACGATGTATTCGTGACAAAGCTAAATGCCAGTGGCTCAAGCCTCCTTTATTCCACCTTTCTTGGCGGGAGTGGTAATGATTTTGGCACCGCCATCGCAGTAGACGCCTCAGGGCAGGTTTATATCACGGGTCAGACCAGCTCAGTCGGATTTCCAACGACGCCAGGCGCTTATCAGACCACCTTCCAGGGTGGATCAACCAACAATGACGCCGCCCCCGATGGGTTTGTAGCGAAGATCAATGTAAATGGTTCCAGCCTCGTCTACTCCACCTTTCTAGGTGGAAAAGACCCAGAGGTGGCGACTGCCATTGCCGTCAATTCTTCCGGAGAGGCGTATGTAACAGGCTATACAGGCTCGGCTGACTTTCCGACAACACCCGGGGCACTCGACACAACGATTAATGGCGTATATGATATTTTTCTAACAAAGCTCAATGCCGCCGGCTCCGCATTGCTCTACGCCACCTTCCTCGGGGGAAGCGGTTCGGAAGATGCTTCTTTTGCCATTGCGATCAATGCCTCCGAACAAATCTACCTGAGCGGCATTACCGGTTCGACCGACTTCCCAACCACGCCCGGTGCCTTTGATACGGTCAACGGCCATAATGATGGTTTCTTCTCAGTATTGAATCTCGGCCTGACCGACGTCTTTAACCGACCGAATGGCACCCAGCTCGGTGTTAACTGGAATGAATATCAGCCGGATTTCGAAATCTTCAATCAGCAACTGCGCAATGTCACCGCCGGAAATGAGTCGGCCACCTACAAGCGGGCCTTTGGGCCCGACCAGAGCGTCTCCGTTGACTGTAAGGTGATGGCTCCCGGAAACAGCTGCGGCGTGATGGCGCGATTGACCGACGGAAACAATTTCTACCGCGCCCGAATCGATGTCGGTCAAGGAAATGTGGCCCTCTATAAAACCGTCAATGGCGTCACCAACTCTCTCGGCGCTGCGACGCGCCCGCTTCAGATCGATACCTATTATCATCTGCGCTTGGTGGTAGAAGGCGCCGTATTGTCGGTCTTCTTAAATCATGAAAGTAATCCCTTAATTTCCGTGACGGACGGCTCATTGCGGACAGGAGATCTGACAGGCATTCGGTCTTTTAGCACTTCACCCGGCGCGGTCTGGTTTGATAATTTCGATGTCGTCACCCCCTATTCTGATCCTTTCTCTCGCGCCAACTCGAGCAACCTGGGGCTCGATTGGAATGAATATCTGTCGGGTTTAGAGATCTTCTCCAATCAGCTTCGAAATACCAATGCTGGAAATAAGGCGGCGGTCTTTAACCAAATCCTCGGGCCGGATCAAGATATCACGGTGCAGTGTAAAGTGACAGCCCCTGATACCGCCTGCGGCCTCATGGCCCGCTGGTCAGATGCCGGCAACTTCTACCGGCTGCGCCTCGATGCCGGTCTGCAAAATATCGCCCTCTTCAAAACGGTCAATGGGGTCACCACACGCATCGGGGTGGCCAGCCAGCCGTTACAGCTCAATACCTATTATCGGCTTCGCCTGGTGGTCCAAGGCACCGGCTTGGCGGTTTTCTTCCAGGATGAGAGTGCCCCCCTGTTCACAGCGGTGGACGCTTCTCTACCAAAGGGAGATTTCTCAGGCATCCGCGCCTCTGCGTCCGGACCTGCCACCACCTGGTTCGACAACTTTACCGCCCGCAGGGTCGAGGCACCGTTTACCCCGGTCTCTACCTCTGTGCCAGGCAGGTGA
- a CDS encoding helix-hairpin-helix domain-containing protein has product MIDVNSADKEALMQVPGIDERRAQMIIDYRNQHGPFINVEEIHNIPGFGRDLLSAQARSMLTATTKAA; this is encoded by the coding sequence ATGATCGATGTCAACTCCGCCGATAAAGAGGCGCTGATGCAGGTGCCCGGTATCGATGAACGGCGGGCGCAGATGATCATCGATTACCGCAATCAGCATGGACCGTTTATCAATGTGGAAGAGATCCACAATATCCCCGGCTTTGGACGGGATCTCCTCTCCGCTCAGGCACGGTCGATGCTGACGGCGACGACGAAGGCCGCCTGA
- a CDS encoding HAMP domain-containing histidine kinase, translating into MPIRTAAPIGAIGNYWAARHRATPEEVALLQVLADSASIAMENIRRYEVLEQKTAAAEEANEMKSQFLSTVSHELRTPLNAIIGYTDLLIDGIYGRMTEEAQMPLKGVQRNAADLLRLIDNILNLARLESGNREVQTETVDLVPLLRELITDLRPLIEQKAIFLRLNVSSALLTLESDEGKIRQIFINLLANAIKFTKNGEISVTARAVPEKGGAEISIRDTGIGISEAALRKIFEPFYQTNGSNTREFGGVGLGLTIVKQLLTLLRGSIRAESEVGKGSTLTVFLPCR; encoded by the coding sequence ATGCCGATCCGGACCGCCGCGCCAATCGGCGCGATCGGCAATTACTGGGCGGCGCGGCACCGGGCAACCCCCGAGGAGGTGGCGCTGCTTCAGGTGTTGGCCGACAGCGCTTCCATCGCGATGGAGAACATTCGCCGCTATGAAGTGCTGGAGCAGAAGACGGCGGCTGCCGAGGAGGCAAACGAGATGAAATCGCAATTCCTCTCCACCGTCTCCCATGAGCTGAGAACGCCGCTGAACGCCATCATCGGTTACACCGATCTGTTGATCGACGGCATTTATGGACGGATGACGGAAGAGGCGCAAATGCCGCTGAAAGGGGTGCAACGAAACGCTGCGGACCTCCTTCGGCTGATCGACAACATTCTCAACCTGGCCCGCCTCGAATCGGGAAACCGAGAGGTGCAGACCGAGACGGTGGACCTCGTCCCGCTCCTTCGCGAATTGATCACCGACTTGCGGCCATTGATCGAGCAGAAAGCCATTTTCCTTCGGCTGAATGTATCGTCCGCCCTTCTTACTCTTGAGTCGGATGAGGGAAAGATCCGTCAGATTTTTATCAATCTGCTCGCAAATGCCATCAAGTTTACGAAAAACGGCGAGATCAGCGTCACCGCCCGGGCGGTGCCTGAAAAAGGAGGGGCTGAAATCTCAATTCGGGATACCGGCATCGGCATCTCGGAGGCGGCGCTCCGGAAGATCTTCGAGCCGTTTTATCAGACCAATGGAAGCAACACGCGCGAATTCGGCGGGGTCGGCTTGGGCCTGACGATCGTCAAACAGCTCCTCACCCTGCTGCGGGGAAGCATCCGGGCGGAAAGCGAGGTGGGGAAAGGATCGACCCTAACGGTGTTTCTCCCTTGTCGTTAA